Proteins from one Limanda limanda chromosome 4, fLimLim1.1, whole genome shotgun sequence genomic window:
- the LOC133000093 gene encoding myosin regulatory light chain 2, ventricular/cardiac muscle isoform, whose amino-acid sequence MFEQAQIQEFKEAFTIMDQNRDGFIDKNDLRDTFAALGRLNVKQEEIDEMLKEAPGPINFTVFLTMFGEKLKGADPEETILNAFKVFDPEAKGVLRKDYVTQMLTTQADRFTPEEMEQMFAAFPPDVAGNLDYKNLVHIITHGEEKDQE is encoded by the exons ATGTTTGAACAGGCCCAGATCCAGGAATTCAAAGAG GCCTTCACCATCATGGACCAGAACAGAGACGGCTTCATCGACAAGAACGACCTGAGAGACACGTTTGCTGCTCTAG GACGTCTCAATGTAAAACAGGAAGAGATCGATGAGATGCTCAAAGAGGCTCCTGGCCCCATCAACTTCACCGTCTTCCTCACCATGTTCGGCGAGAAGCTGAAAG GTGCTGATCCCGAGGAAACCATCCTCAACGCATTTAAAGTCTTTGACCCTGAGGCGAAGGGTGTGCTGAGGAAGGATTA tgtgACACAGATGCTAACGACACAAGCCGACAGATTCACCCCTGAAGAG aTGGAGCAGATGTTCGCTGCCTTCCCTCCAGACGTGGCAGGAAACCTGGACTACAAGAACCTGGTTCACATCATCACCCATGGAGAGGAAAAGGACCAGGAGTGA